From Panicum hallii strain FIL2 chromosome 2, PHallii_v3.1, whole genome shotgun sequence, a single genomic window includes:
- the LOC112879934 gene encoding MFP1 attachment factor 1-like has translation MAEDAPNAAAEGTQPAPPEGSADAAPPASGAKAAEALLPSLSIWPPSQRTRDAVVRRLVQTLAAPSVLSQRYGAVPEPEAERAAAAVEAEAFAAASESAAGASPASVEEGIEVLQAYSKEVSRRLLELAKSRSAAAAAPAPEASAQESEESSAPAEAAASKE, from the coding sequence ATGGCGGAGGACGCCCCCAACGCCGCAGCCGAGGGCACCCAGCCCGCGCCCCCCGAGGGATCCGCCgacgccgccccgccggcctccGGCGCGAAGGCCGCGGAGGCGCTGCTCCCGTCGCTCAGCATCTGGCCGCCGTCGCAGCGCACGCGCGACGCCGTCGTGCGCCGCCTCGTGCAGACGCTCGCGGCGCCCAGCGTCCTCTCCCAGCGCTACGGCGCCGTCCCGGAGCCCGAGGccgagcgcgccgccgccgccgtcgaggccgaggccttcgccgccgcctccgagtccgccgccggcgcgtcCCCGGCCTCCGTCGAGGAGGGGATAGAGGTCCTCCAGGCGTACTCCAAGGAGgtcagccgccgcctcctcgagCTCGCCAAGTcccggtccgccgccgccgcggcgcccgcccCCGAGGCCAGCGCGCAGGAGTCGGAGGAATCGTCGGCGCCCGCGGAGGCTGCCGCTTCCAAGGAGTAA
- the LOC112879937 gene encoding vesicle transport protein GOT1-like: MVSFEMNDRKKIGLGLTGFGVLFSFLGIIMLFDKGFLAIGNILFVSGVLLTIGLKPTVQFFTKPKNHKGSMSFGFGFFLVLFGWPALGMMVESYGFIMLFSGFWPTAAVYLQKSPSFGWIFHHPFVTSLITRFRGRRVPV, encoded by the exons ATGGTTTCCTTCGAGATGAACGACCGCAAGA AGATTGGGCTGGGCTTGACTGGATTTGGAGTTCTCTTCTCATTCCTTGGGATCATTATGCTGTTTGACAAGGGGTTCCTTGCAATAGGGAAT ATTCTCTTTGTTTCTGGCGTCTTACTGACCATTGGGCTGAAGCCAACTGTGCAATTCTTCACCAAGCCTAAGAATCACAAG GGTTCAATGTCTTTCGGGTTTGGCTTTTTCCTGGTCCTCTTTGGCTGGCCTGCCTTAGGCATGATGGTGGAGTCATATGGCTTCATCATGCTCTTCAG CGGCTTCTGGCCAACCGCTGCTGTTTACCTGCAAAAGAGTCCCTCCTTCGGCTGGATATTCCACCACCCCTTTGTGACTTCG CTGATCACTCGGTTCAGGGGAAGAAGGGTCCCGGTGTGA
- the LOC112879933 gene encoding uncharacterized protein LOC112879933 has translation MDGKRLGWLALPAPPPPESPPVAAASAPASPYSVLHELLLPSPNPHLLLKQKTLTHSLSSSSLTSMASSSPPAPTADVWELVTPTAPQVAHVDGGLDDCAIFPPRLHEGLGLGLEGESEEAVPAAPKEVEVEEEEEEEEEEEDGEWLWDAWGWRWERCRLAARRAWAAGVGAVQNRVLVHGACGCPAVKPAVLSAAAAAAVVGALLYARRRDRRERDLLVLLTKEKDKRIAQLMHQIALMSDIRSSSEAVKIIRNS, from the exons ATGGACGGCAAGAGGCTAGGCTGGCTAGCgctcccggcgccgccgccgccggagtccCCGCCGGTCGCTGCGGCGTCGGCCCCGGCCTCGCCCTACTCCGTGCTCCACGagctcctcctcccctccccgaaTCCGCACCTCCTCCTCAAGCAAAAGACGCTGACTcactccctctcctcctcctccctcaccTCCAtggcctcctcctcgccgcccgcgcccaccGCCGACGTCTGGGAGCTCGTCACCCCCACGGCCCCGCAGGTCGCCCACGTGGACGGCGGGCTTGACGACTGCGCCATCTTCCCGCCTCGGCTCCACGAGGGCCTGGGCTTGGGCCTGGAGGGGGAGTCCGAGGAGGCGGTGCCGGCGGCGCCGAAGGAGGTGGAagtggaggaggaagaagaggaggaggaggaggaggaggatggagAGTGGCTATGGGATGCGTGGGGGTGGAGGTGGGAGAGGTGCCGCCTGGCGGCGAGGCGCGCTTGGGCGGCTGGGGTCGGGGCCGTCCAGAACCGGGTGCTCGTGCACGGCGCCTGCGGGTGCCCGGCGGTGAAGCCCGCCGTGTTGTCagctgcggctgcggccgcTGTGGTGGGGGCGCTTCTGTACGCCCGGCGGCGGGATAGAAGGGAGCGGGACCTGCTCGTGCTTCTCACGAAGGAGAAGGATAAG AGGATAGCTCAGCTGATGCATCAAATTGCTTTAATGAGCGACATCAGAAGCAGCAGTGAAGCAGTTAAAATTATCAGGAACTCGTAA
- the LOC112879935 gene encoding protein UXT homolog, whose amino-acid sequence MAAAEARARQEKVKKFEEFVDRRLKPDLANAIKQRDKVFEQQKTFLDLKRNIENLERNGVTSMRSMVNLGSEVYMQAEVPDTRHIFVDIGLGFHVEFTWQEALQFISVREARLARQIDEYTHLIASIKAQIKLVCEGIRELLQLPPETELSPRNTW is encoded by the exons ATGGCCGCGGCGGAGGCACGGGCGCGGCAGGAGAAAGTGAAGAAGTTCGAGGAGTTCGTGGACCGGCGTCTGAAGCCCGACCTCGCCAACGCCATCAAGCAGCGCGACAAGGTGTTTGAGCAGCAGAAGACCTT CTTGGATTTGAAGAGGAACATTGAAAATTTGGAGAGGAATGGCGTCACCAGCATGCGGTCCATGGTCAATCTTGGCTCGGAGGTGTACATGCAGGCAGAAGT ACCGGATACAAGGCACATTTTTGTGGATATTGGTCTAGGTTTTCATGTGGAATTTACTTGGCAAGAAGCTTTACAGTTTATATCTGTAAGAGAGGCAAGGTTGGCTAG GCAAATAGATGAATACACCCATCTCATTGCAAGCATAAAAGCACAGATCAAGCTG GTATGTGAAGGTATCCGTGAACTGCTGCAGCTACCACCGGAGACAGAGTTATCACCTAGGAATACATGGTAG